One window of Mauremys reevesii isolate NIE-2019 linkage group 4, ASM1616193v1, whole genome shotgun sequence genomic DNA carries:
- the CLBA1 gene encoding uncharacterized protein CLBA1 encodes MQDQQLVESPSTIEALSWTSLKDLTTKVSGMSLSQNNEGIDKRNINESRTKEDTVELEKMHQSLPWENGRGRNCEGFSESIHCISESNSSWGDFESFSESLVKSEIISHAPEVLVNSSETKTSKTGMELYGEYCNTSHRHHCSKPSVHNGREASASSQDKANLIYEDIFKLSFPEVIVPQSTESIRSLDQVLDRDNEDIGIPEFTKRQLCIDPGNLWRTLRDPDSTTGLRCPWNKSHCQENFLSALGIDVNQKDFSGDSKDGLEETNIKINEDLEDGFNISNCKALIQTKLAVSPDSRHGHFFSYNLFLKRTPSNGNMQFKTVPGKKRIFSTHSLKMKIFNSDVC; translated from the exons ATGCAGGACCAGCAATTGGTGGAAAGTCCTAGCACCATAGAAGCATTAAGCTGGACGTCTTTGAAAGATCTTACGACCAAAGTGAGCGGTATGTCTCTCAGTCAGAATAATGAGGGAATTGACAAACGTAACATAAATGAAAGCAGAACTAAGGAAGATACAGTGGAACTTGAAAAGATGCatcagagcctcccctgggagaATGGTAGAGGAAGAAATTGTGAAGGGTTTTCTGAGAGCATTCATTGTATATCAGAATCCAACAGTTCATGGGGTGATTTTGAAAGTTTCAGTGAATCCTTAGTCAAGTCTGAGATCATCAGTCATGCTCCTGAAGTTTTGGTGAATTCATCAGAAACAAAAACTTCTAAAACTGGCATGGAGTTATATGGAGAATATTGCAACACTTCTCATAGGCATCACTGCTCCAAACCATCTGTACACAATGGGAGGGAAGCTAGTGCTAGTTCTCAGGATAAG GCCAATCTCATCTATGAGGATATTTTTAAGTTGAGTTTTCCAGAAGTCATTGTACCACAGTCCACAGAGAGCATAAGAAGCTTAGATCAAGTTCTTGACAGAGATAATGAAGACATTGGGATTCCTGAATTTACGAAGAGACAGCTTTG CATTGACCCTGGAAACCTCTGGAGAACTCTTAGAGACCCCGATAGCACCACAGGTTTAAGATGTCCCTGGAATAAATCCCATTGCCAGGAAAACTTCTTATCTGCTCTTGGAATAGATGTAAATCaaaag GACTTCTCAGGAGACAGCAAAGATGGTTTGGAGGAgacaaacattaaaataaatgaagacttagaAGATGGATTCAATATTAGTAACTGCAAAGCACTAATTCAAACCAAG CTGGCTGTTTCACCAGATTCCAGACATGGTCATTTCTTTAGTTATAACCTGTTTTTGAAGAGAACACCATCAAATGGAAATATGCAATTTAAAACAGTCCCAGGAAAGAAGAGGATTTTCAGTACACACAGtctaaaaatgaaaattttcaataGTGATGTTTGCTAA